Below is a window of Tolypothrix bouteillei VB521301 DNA.
TTAGTAAAATTTTTTATCCTTTATATTTCATACTTTATCAAAAAATCAGTGCTACAACAGAAGAAGGATAAAGTGAGTCCCTAAACTGTATCCGAAATAGACAATCTTTATTGAGTAGAAATTTTTATCCTTTATCTTTTATACTTCATACTTTTGTAGAGGTTATCTTGCTAATATCATCTACCCAACTTCCCTTACACGGGAAGCGCATTCTTGTCACCGCACCTCGGAACTACGCTATGAGATTCTCCAATCAGCTTGTTAACCAAGGTGCTTTGCCATTACTTATGCCAACGATAGAAACTTGTCCGTTAGAAAATTTTACTGAATTAGATATTGCATTACAAAAAATCGAGCAGTTCGATTGGATTGCTTTTACTAGTAGAAATGGAATTGAGGCATTTTTCCAACGTTTGGATGTGTTAAAAATCAACCCTTTGGTATTGGCAAAATGCCGTTTGTGTGCCATTGGTATAGATTCGGAAAAATTAGCTGCTTTTGGCGTTAAAGTTGATATAGTGCCAACAGAACCCAGCCCAGCAGGAATTATTGCTGAGTTAGCTAAGATTCCCAATATTGCCAAACAAACAGTACTTGTTCCTGTTCCTGAAGTTTTGGGCGTACCAGAACCTGATGTCGTTCCAAATTTTGTTGCAGGGTTAAAACAGTTGGGGATGAATGTGACTCGCGTCCCAACATACATGACTCGCTGTTTGGAAAAAACTATTTATGAGGTTGAATTAAGTTTAGTTCGGCAGGGGAAAGTAGATGCGATCGCTTTTAGCAGTACTGCTGAAATTATGGGTTTTTTAAAAATGATTCATTCAAAAAGCGATTATAAAAACTGCGTCATAGCATGTTTTGGACCATACACGGCAGCTAATGCAGAAAAATTAGGTTTCAAGGTGTCTGTTGTTGCTAAAGATTATAGTTCTTTTGCAGGATTTACAGATGCGATCGCATCATTTTTTAATCAAGAAAATAAAAGATAAAGTATGTTTGGGCGGACGAAGACGCCCAGCCCATAATATAAGAGAAAGGAAATAAAAGTACCTAATTACGTGAAAAAGAAAGGAAATGCTTGAACCACTGGCGTGCTAACCTTGCGGCTTCTTCTAAAGCACCTGCTTCTTGAAACTGATGAGTCGCTTTAGGAATCACCTCCAGTCGTTTTTCAGGTACGGTAATTTGTGCCAATGCATCTTCATTCATGGTCATTGTTGGATAGTCATCGCCTCCGACAATCAGCAGTGTTGGAGTTTGTATATAAGACAGTGCTCGATTGACTAAATCGGTTTGTCCGCTTTGCGAGACAACGGCTCTAATTGTCGTTGGACGTTCTGTTGCAGCAAGTAAAGCAGCACCTGCACTCGCGTTCATTCCGAAGTAACCTACCTTGAGATGAGAAGTTAACGGATTTGTTGTCACCCAGTCTGTAACTGCAAGAAACCGAGAAGCTAAATGATTGATATCCCTTTCATAGTGTTTTGTCCGCCTGTCGATTGTTGCTTCGTCTTCTGTTAAAAGGTTAATGTGTATTGTTGCTAAGTCTCCTTGTCTGAGTAAATAAGTAAAATAATTCTGTCGCGGGCTGTATTTAATATGACTAGTATTAGAACCAACAATAACAAGACCTTCTGCGCCTGTGGGAATAATGAGTTCGCCCTCTAACTTATCCATACCCAGCGCTATCGAAATATTTTGCTGTTCAACATTGAATGCTAATGTTTTATGCATTGCTATCTCCAAAAGTGTTAGGTATGTTAATATTGAATGAAAAAAGATTTTAACTGGGATGGCGTAAAAACTTTCTACGAGTGAAGGTGACGGTTAGTTGCTCATAACGAATGGTTGTTAGGAACCAATGCTGTCATTTATATTGCAATACGCTTCAGATAAGACTCGATCCCCCTAACTCCCTTTAAAAGAGGGGAATAAAGCCCCCCTTTCGCTTGGGGGGCTAGGGCTATCATCAAGGGTTGGATGTTGTTAACTGAACTGTATTGATTTATATTGTTGAGTTTAATCAAAACTTGTGAGGAACTCGTGAGCTAAAGAATCTGTATCAGTGACAAACTCATCAAGTATTCATTGGGACATTTTTCTATCCAGTACAAGCATTTCATCCTAATTTCATTATTCTTTGCAACACTAAGCTATTAGTGCAGTTCTATTGCTCCAATAGCAAATTAGCTATTTGCCGTCTATCGGAAAGTAGGACTTGACACTCCAGCTAACTGGAGATTTAAAAATAAAAGAAACTTATAGTCTCAACTATCAATTTCAATTGTATGAAACGTCTTTCTTGGAAAACTGGTTTTTTTGCAATTACTTTCATCACACTGGCTTCCTTTACAGGGAGCGTTCTTACAGCCTGTTCCACAACTGCTTCGCAAAACGAAACCCAAGCTTTAAGTAACGGCGCAACTGAGGCTAGCGACAAGCAACAGATGGACCACGGTAGTGGTATGCATCATGGTAGTGGGATGAACCATAATAGCATGGGAATGGATTTGGGTCCGGCGGATGCGAACTACGATTTGCGGTTCATTGATGCGATGATTCCACACCATCAAGGAGCAACCGAGATGGCAAAAGAAGCACAACAGAAATCAAAACGTTCCGAAATCAAAAAGCTAGCAGGCGAAATTATCAAAGCGCAAAACAAAGAAATTGCTCAGTTGAAACAGTGGCGCACGGCATGGTATCCTAAAGCATCCAAGATGGCAACAGCTTGGAATTCCCAGCAGAATCAAACAGTAGCAATGTCTCCCGAGCAGTCTAAAGCAATGCGAATGGACATGGACTTGGGCGCTGCTGATAGTGACTTCGACCTGCGTTTCATCAATGCCATGATTCCGCATCATGAAGGGGCGGTAACAATGGCGCAAGATGCATTAAGTAAATCCAAACGCACTGAAATTAAGAACATCTCGAAAGGGATTCTCAGCTCTCAACAAAAGGAAATTGAACAAATGAAGCAATGGCGACAAGCTTGGTACAAGCAGTAACTTTGCGAAATCCATTTGGTTATGAAAAGCCCAGAAGACTCTACTTGACATGATTAAATGGTACAAGCAGTAACTTTGCGAAATCCATTTGGTTATAGCCTTTAGAGATGATTTATACCAATTCTATGTGAAGTTGCACATTATTGCCCTCACTCTAGAAGAGTGGGGCTATACAAACAAAGCCTGCCTTCGCAGGCTAATTGTATGCAGCTTCATATTAAATTGGTATTATAAAGTAAACTTGCAATGAGTAACTCCCAATGCCTAAGGTACCACAGAAAAGTTTCAATCCCTAATAGGGAGTAAATGAAATTGCAATTTCATTCGTTGTCTTCTCCTTATGCAAAATAGATGCTGTTTCAATCCCTAATAGGGAGTAAATGAAATTGCAATCGCCAGCAATTCTAAGGGCTTCAGATTGGGGGTTGATGTTTCAATCCCTAATAGGGAGTAAATGAAATTGCAATCTCCATCAAATGCACCGCCACTGTCGGGATTTTTAGCAAAGTTTCAATCCCTAATAGGGAGTAAATGAAATTGCAATTGGGCGAACTTTGTAGGTGTTGCTGTTGGCGTTGTTACGGTTTCAATCCCTAATAGGGAGTAAATGAAATTGCAATTTTGCAGCCGGACAAAAAGGCAACCCATCAAGATCGTTTCAATCCCTAATAGGGAGTAAATGAAATTGCAATTTCTGGCAATATCCTTATTGTCAGCAGTCCTCAGAAGTTTCAATCCCTAATAGGGAGTAAATGAAATTGCAATCCTCGTGATTGATGAGGTCGTTGCTGGCGTTGACGCGTTTCAATCCCTAATAGGGAGTAAATGAAATTGCAATTTTGGAAGTTTGGATGCACGAGCAAAAATCGAAAGAGTGTTTCAATCCCTAATAGGGAGTAAATGAAATTGCAATCTAATCAATTACTAGGATCTCCATCCTCATTTAAGTTTCAATCCCTAATAGGGAGTAAATGAAATTGCAATGCTTTGAAAGAAATTAGGATTGCTGTTCCAATTCGTTTCAATCCCTAATAGGGAGTAAATGAAATTGCAATGGATATGCAAAGCTATTGGCAAGGTATTAAAAGTTTCAATCCCTAATAGGGAGTAAATGAAATTGCAATTACCAATCACTGCCAACCATTTTCTACTTATAATCTGTTTCAATCCCTAATAGGGAGTAAATGAAATTGCAATCAACATCGCTCCTTCTACAAAACTTTCCCTTGCCCGTTTCAATCCCTAATAGGGAGTAAATGAAATTGCAATCTTATCATTTAGGTGAAGAAGTTACCGCATGGGAAGGTTTCAATCCCTAATAGGGAGTAAATGAAATTGCAATTAGAAGCGGAAATTGATGCTTGAACTATATATCTGTGCCCGTTTCAATCCCTAATAGGGAGTAAATGAAATTGCAATGGATTTTTTATGGGGTGGTTGTGCCCCAGTCTACACGTTTCAATCCCTAATAGGGAGTAAATGAAATTGCAATAATGATTCTTCGATTGTTGGTTTCTTCAAAATCTGCGTTTCAATCCCTAATAGGGAGTAAATGAAATTGCAATCACTTTAGTTCCCCTTTGGGATTCTCTATGCTTTTGTTTCAATCCCTAATAGGGAGTAAATGAAATTGCAATCTTATCTCTCGCTGGGGCTGTAATATTTAATCGAGTTTCAATCCCTAATAGGGAGTAAATGAAATTGCAATGGCAAGAGCCTGAAACTGAGTCAGTATTTGGTTGTCATGGTTCAAAATCGCGGATGGGTCAATCATAGCACGAGAAATTGAGATTGACTAGAGGGAAAATGGCTGAAACCGAGTCTGGGTAAGGTGCGCGGATGGGTCTGACGATCCTATCGCCTCTATGTCTTACACCAAAAGGAATACAGGCATTTTTCTTCGCAAGTGAATTCCAACACCTACCCATCCGCGCTGAACTGCCCCTACTTACCACCTTTGCCCAAAGTATAACCTGTCTAAAGAGGCACAAAATTTTCTTGTATGATTATTTAACTAATTCGGCGAAATTCCCCATCAGCCATGCGGTGGGGATGGATAGCCGAACAATTACGAGGTACACCCTTTACGGGTGTCAGAGGAATTGTTTATCTCTGAGACAGGAAGTCGGTCAATCCAATCTTCGATAAGTTGAGTAATCGTCTTTTCCTTGCTAGCAGCATATAACCGAATTTTATTCAGTCTTCGCTCACTTATTCTAATATGCAATCCCTTAGTTTTCATATTGTTTTGTCTACACGTTGTCTAAACAATTATGGTATCGTGTATTTAAAGGAGGTGAGTAATATTGGCAACAAGAAG
It encodes the following:
- a CDS encoding uroporphyrinogen-III synthase, with product MLISSTQLPLHGKRILVTAPRNYAMRFSNQLVNQGALPLLMPTIETCPLENFTELDIALQKIEQFDWIAFTSRNGIEAFFQRLDVLKINPLVLAKCRLCAIGIDSEKLAAFGVKVDIVPTEPSPAGIIAELAKIPNIAKQTVLVPVPEVLGVPEPDVVPNFVAGLKQLGMNVTRVPTYMTRCLEKTIYEVELSLVRQGKVDAIAFSSTAEIMGFLKMIHSKSDYKNCVIACFGPYTAANAEKLGFKVSVVAKDYSSFAGFTDAIASFFNQENKR
- a CDS encoding dienelactone hydrolase family protein, whose amino-acid sequence is MHKTLAFNVEQQNISIALGMDKLEGELIIPTGAEGLVIVGSNTSHIKYSPRQNYFTYLLRQGDLATIHINLLTEDEATIDRRTKHYERDINHLASRFLAVTDWVTTNPLTSHLKVGYFGMNASAGAALLAATERPTTIRAVVSQSGQTDLVNRALSYIQTPTLLIVGGDDYPTMTMNEDALAQITVPEKRLEVIPKATHQFQEAGALEEAARLARQWFKHFLSFSRN
- a CDS encoding DUF305 domain-containing protein, whose translation is MKRLSWKTGFFAITFITLASFTGSVLTACSTTASQNETQALSNGATEASDKQQMDHGSGMHHGSGMNHNSMGMDLGPADANYDLRFIDAMIPHHQGATEMAKEAQQKSKRSEIKKLAGEIIKAQNKEIAQLKQWRTAWYPKASKMATAWNSQQNQTVAMSPEQSKAMRMDMDLGAADSDFDLRFINAMIPHHEGAVTMAQDALSKSKRTEIKNISKGILSSQQKEIEQMKQWRQAWYKQ